Proteins encoded by one window of Ulvibacter sp. MAR_2010_11:
- a CDS encoding DUF6503 family protein — protein MKQILPLIALLVAFNSLIGQSLTGSQLLEKAIAYHDPNGKWPSFKGKFHVTMETPNSPNRESDIEINLPDEKFYLRAVKEGQETSYSLEKGRCEICVNGPSDTSNTCERAKMYKNYYTYLYGLPMKLKDAGTHIAEKVDRKKFKGKEYLVLKVTYDEAVGKDVWFFYFNPATYALEVYQFYKGDPSKEGKNTGEYILLTDETVVYGIKMPKNRAWYYNKDDKYLGTDILKK, from the coding sequence ATGAAACAAATCCTTCCTTTAATAGCATTGTTGGTTGCGTTCAATAGTCTCATCGGACAGTCACTCACAGGGTCTCAACTTCTAGAAAAAGCCATTGCATACCACGATCCTAATGGCAAGTGGCCTTCATTCAAGGGCAAATTTCATGTGACCATGGAAACTCCCAACAGCCCGAACAGAGAAAGCGATATTGAAATAAATCTCCCCGACGAGAAATTTTATTTGCGAGCTGTTAAAGAAGGACAAGAAACATCTTACTCTTTAGAAAAGGGGCGTTGTGAAATTTGTGTGAACGGGCCTTCAGATACATCAAATACGTGCGAAAGAGCCAAGATGTACAAAAACTATTATACCTACCTCTACGGCTTGCCAATGAAGCTAAAAGATGCAGGTACACATATTGCCGAAAAGGTCGATCGGAAGAAATTTAAAGGCAAGGAGTATCTGGTGTTAAAAGTGACGTATGACGAAGCCGTTGGCAAAGATGTTTGGTTTTTTTATTTCAATCCGGCAACCTATGCCCTGGAAGTGTACCAATTCTACAAAGGGGATCCTTCCAAGGAGGGAAAGAATACCGGAGAATACATTCTCCTAACCGACGAAACCGTTGTTTACGGCATTAAAATGCCTAAAAATCGAGCCTGGTATTACAACAAAGACGACAAATACCTAGGCACGGATATTCTAAAGAAATAA
- a CDS encoding inorganic phosphate transporter yields the protein MDNIYILMLVALAALAIADLVVGVSNDAVNFLNSAIGSKAISFRTIMIVASLGIAFGALSSSGMMEVARKGIFTPGEFYFNEIMIIFMAVMITDILLLDFFNTLGMPTSTTVSIVFELLGAAIVMSLIKISKSDTEGVSDLLTYINTDKATEIILGILLSVVIAFTVGALVQYVSRLLLTFKFESKPSWVAALFGGIAATSITYFIFIKGLKGTAIIPEDITEFIFNNTMIIVALSFVFWTGLSALFTSVFKVNVYKFIILIGTFAIAMAFAGNDLVNFIGVPIAAWQSYEAWVVSGVPADQFSMVAMSQKVPTPTLLLFLAGLVMVLTLWFSKKAKDVLKTSIDLSSQDNVKERFQPNFLSRGIVRFAKFTSTAFSTVLPTSAKNRIEKNFEKKVVKLEKGKDAPAFDMVRAAVNLMVASILISVATSMKLPLSTTYVTFMVAMGTSLADRAWGSESAVYRVAGVLKVIGGWFFTAFIALVAAGTLAYLIYIGKGPMIAVLLLLAILLLVRNYLSHKKKGKEQVSYKGLKKAESKTVRGIIAESADNISNVVTRTKKIYSDVLRGLEKEDLGKLKKSKKGVNKLDAEVEDLRDNIFFFIKNLEDTSVRGSTFYISILAHLTDITQSLEFISKKSYKHIHNNHKKLRFNQIKDLQEIDAMLGSLLTEIEDIFKSRDFDRISFVLNKKQEIIDILSEKIEEQVERTRTEESSPKNTTLYFSLLSESKDLVNALMDLMQEYFNSYKKK from the coding sequence ATGGATAATATTTATATTCTAATGCTTGTCGCATTAGCAGCGCTCGCAATCGCCGATTTGGTAGTTGGAGTTAGCAACGATGCCGTGAACTTTTTAAATTCTGCAATTGGTTCTAAGGCAATTTCTTTTAGAACTATCATGATTGTCGCAAGTTTGGGTATTGCCTTTGGGGCACTGTCATCAAGCGGAATGATGGAAGTAGCGCGAAAAGGAATTTTTACCCCGGGAGAATTTTACTTTAACGAAATCATGATCATTTTTATGGCGGTCATGATTACCGATATCCTCCTATTAGACTTCTTCAATACACTGGGAATGCCCACTTCTACTACGGTTTCCATTGTATTTGAATTGTTGGGTGCAGCCATTGTTATGTCGTTAATTAAAATTAGTAAATCCGATACCGAAGGTGTTTCAGATTTGCTTACCTATATCAACACGGATAAGGCCACTGAAATTATACTGGGAATCCTGCTCTCTGTGGTCATAGCCTTTACGGTTGGGGCGTTGGTTCAATATGTTTCCAGGCTATTATTGACCTTTAAATTTGAGTCGAAACCTTCCTGGGTTGCGGCATTATTTGGCGGAATAGCAGCTACTTCAATCACCTATTTTATTTTTATAAAGGGACTTAAAGGAACTGCAATTATCCCTGAAGACATTACCGAATTTATTTTTAATAATACAATGATCATCGTTGCGCTTAGTTTTGTTTTCTGGACAGGGCTATCGGCATTATTTACTTCTGTATTCAAAGTAAATGTATACAAATTCATCATTCTAATTGGAACCTTTGCCATAGCTATGGCGTTTGCGGGCAACGATTTGGTAAACTTTATTGGGGTTCCTATTGCAGCATGGCAATCGTATGAAGCGTGGGTTGTTTCGGGAGTTCCGGCAGATCAGTTTAGTATGGTGGCTATGTCGCAAAAAGTACCTACACCCACCCTATTATTATTCTTGGCAGGACTCGTAATGGTGTTAACCCTATGGTTTTCTAAAAAGGCAAAAGATGTACTTAAAACTTCTATCGACCTTTCCAGTCAGGACAATGTTAAGGAACGTTTTCAGCCTAATTTTTTATCCAGAGGGATTGTCCGTTTTGCCAAATTTACCTCAACAGCTTTCTCCACGGTACTTCCTACTTCGGCCAAAAACCGAATTGAAAAGAACTTCGAAAAAAAGGTTGTAAAGCTTGAAAAAGGAAAAGATGCTCCTGCCTTCGATATGGTTCGCGCAGCTGTAAATTTGATGGTAGCCAGTATCCTAATTTCGGTAGCTACTTCTATGAAACTTCCGTTATCAACAACCTATGTAACCTTTATGGTGGCAATGGGTACCTCTTTGGCAGATAGAGCCTGGGGTAGTGAAAGTGCGGTATACCGGGTTGCCGGAGTGTTAAAGGTTATTGGCGGATGGTTTTTTACCGCCTTTATCGCCTTAGTAGCCGCAGGAACTCTGGCCTATTTAATTTATATTGGTAAAGGACCTATGATTGCAGTACTGCTTCTCTTAGCAATCCTTTTATTGGTGCGAAATTATCTTTCACACAAAAAGAAAGGGAAAGAACAGGTAAGCTATAAAGGTCTCAAGAAAGCCGAAAGTAAAACGGTAAGAGGCATCATTGCCGAAAGTGCAGATAATATTTCGAATGTGGTGACACGTACCAAGAAAATTTATTCGGATGTATTGCGCGGACTGGAAAAAGAGGATCTTGGAAAGCTCAAGAAGAGCAAGAAAGGTGTTAATAAATTGGATGCCGAAGTGGAAGATTTACGCGATAATATCTTCTTCTTTATCAAAAATTTAGAAGACACTAGTGTTCGAGGTAGTACCTTCTATATTTCTATTTTGGCGCATTTGACCGATATCACACAATCGCTGGAGTTTATTTCGAAAAAAAGTTACAAACACATACATAACAATCACAAAAAACTTCGATTTAACCAGATTAAGGACCTGCAGGAAATTGATGCCATGTTGGGATCACTTTTAACCGAAATTGAAGATATTTTCAAATCCAGAGACTTCGATCGTATTAGTTTTGTTTTGAATAAAAAACAGGAGATTATCGACATTCTTTCTGAAAAAATCGAAGAGCAAGTAGAGCGCACCAGAACTGAAGAATCTAGTCCGAAGAATACTACTTTGTACTTTAGTCTTTTATCGGAAAGTAAAGATTTGGTTAACGCCCTTATGGACTTAATGCAGGAATACTTCAACAGTTATAAGAAAAAATAA
- the phoU gene encoding phosphate signaling complex protein PhoU → MVVNAEQQREVLNQYGLEMLTLCKKQIHKSKEAFVMHDSDLAEEVIHTELRVNALDLKIEKDCEKFLALYNPVAIDLRFIMAIRKINFDLERIADHAEGISRFVVEQDNKISAHLLEALKFEEMFETITSMFENITVAYEEKDVKEARKVFKKDKFIDKVNIKSFSIIEAEIKKDVSITGQALILFSVIRKMERVGDLIKNIAEEIIFYIDAEVVKHKKKK, encoded by the coding sequence ATGGTGGTAAACGCAGAACAACAACGCGAAGTGTTAAATCAGTATGGATTGGAAATGCTTACGTTGTGCAAAAAACAGATACATAAATCCAAAGAAGCTTTTGTAATGCACGATAGCGATTTGGCGGAAGAGGTGATTCATACCGAACTACGCGTAAATGCGTTGGATTTGAAGATTGAAAAAGATTGTGAAAAATTTCTGGCACTTTACAATCCGGTGGCAATCGATTTGCGATTTATCATGGCAATTCGGAAAATAAACTTCGACTTGGAACGAATTGCTGATCATGCAGAAGGCATTTCACGATTTGTGGTTGAACAGGATAATAAAATTTCGGCACATCTTTTAGAAGCTTTAAAATTTGAAGAAATGTTCGAAACCATTACATCGATGTTCGAAAATATTACAGTCGCTTATGAAGAGAAAGATGTAAAAGAAGCCCGAAAAGTCTTCAAAAAAGACAAATTTATTGATAAGGTGAACATAAAATCTTTTAGCATTATAGAAGCTGAAATAAAAAAGGATGTCTCAATTACCGGACAGGCATTAATTCTTTTTTCAGTAATAAGAAAGATGGAGCGCGTTGGTGATCTTATTAAAAATATTGCCGAAGAAATCATTTTTTATATTGATGCTGAGGTGGTAAAACACAAAAAAAAGAAATAG
- the pstB gene encoding phosphate ABC transporter ATP-binding protein PstB — translation MILDSIVDPSLKKTPKIEVTDAKVWYGDFCAIKGIDMTIKANTVTAFIGPSGCGKSTFLRLFNRMNDYVDGFKMEGKIKVDGNSIYKKKVNVEELRKEIGMVFQKPNPFPKSIYENVAYGLRIQGIKDKKFINERVEKALRQADLWDEVKDDLKKSGLALSGGQQQRLCIARTLAVEPSIILMDEPTSALDPISTAKIEELIFQLKKKYTIVIVTHNMQQASRISDYTAFFYLGELIEFDKTKTIFTNPAKTQTENYITGRFG, via the coding sequence ATGATTTTAGACAGCATAGTTGATCCGTCACTTAAAAAAACACCAAAAATTGAAGTGACCGATGCAAAGGTTTGGTATGGTGATTTTTGTGCTATAAAAGGCATCGACATGACCATTAAAGCAAATACGGTGACAGCCTTTATAGGGCCATCGGGTTGCGGAAAGTCAACTTTTTTAAGACTGTTTAATCGTATGAACGATTATGTAGACGGATTTAAAATGGAAGGGAAAATCAAGGTGGATGGCAACAGTATTTACAAAAAGAAGGTAAATGTTGAAGAATTGCGTAAAGAAATAGGGATGGTGTTTCAAAAACCCAATCCGTTTCCAAAATCCATTTATGAAAATGTAGCCTACGGACTGAGAATTCAAGGAATAAAGGACAAAAAATTTATAAACGAACGAGTTGAAAAAGCCTTACGTCAAGCCGATTTGTGGGATGAAGTAAAGGACGACCTTAAGAAGTCGGGCTTGGCACTTTCCGGCGGGCAACAACAACGATTGTGTATTGCAAGAACGTTGGCAGTAGAGCCTTCCATTATTTTAATGGATGAGCCTACTTCTGCTTTGGACCCTATATCAACTGCAAAGATTGAAGAGCTTATCTTTCAGTTAAAAAAGAAATACACCATTGTAATTGTAACACACAATATGCAGCAAGCAAGTAGAATTAGTGACTATACCGCATTTTTCTATTTGGGTGAATTGATAGAATTCGATAAGACAAAGACAATATTTACAAATCCCGCAAAAACCCAGACCGAGAATTACATTACCGGTCGTTTTGGTTAA
- the pstA gene encoding phosphate ABC transporter permease PstA, with protein sequence MNNVQKNRWKDKAFMVWGIACTLFGLVILTVFIGDILIDGISRIDWAFITDLPSRKAEKSGIYTALMGSIWILLLTTLISFPIGVAAGIYLEEYAKKNKLSGLLEINISNLAGVPSIIYGLLGLEVFVRIMNLGASVLAGALTLSLLILPIIIVATREAIKAVPSSIKDASFALGASKWQTIWHQILPASGGGILTGVILALSRAVGETAPLIVVGALAYVPFAPSNPMDEFSVLPIQIFNWISRPQHGFIENAAAAIIILLGITFIMNGIAVYFRNKWQKKWK encoded by the coding sequence ATGAATAACGTTCAGAAAAACAGATGGAAAGACAAAGCCTTTATGGTTTGGGGAATTGCTTGTACGTTATTCGGACTGGTAATATTGACCGTGTTTATTGGTGACATTCTCATTGATGGAATTAGTAGAATCGATTGGGCATTTATTACAGACCTTCCTTCCAGAAAAGCTGAAAAATCGGGGATTTATACGGCCTTAATGGGAAGTATCTGGATTTTGCTGCTTACCACGCTTATTTCATTTCCAATTGGAGTGGCCGCCGGAATTTATTTGGAAGAATACGCAAAGAAAAACAAGCTCTCCGGACTTCTGGAAATTAATATTTCGAATCTGGCAGGTGTTCCTTCTATTATTTACGGTTTACTGGGGCTTGAAGTGTTTGTTAGAATCATGAATCTTGGCGCCAGTGTTTTGGCAGGAGCGCTTACACTCTCTTTATTAATTTTACCTATTATCATTGTCGCAACGCGAGAAGCTATTAAAGCAGTTCCGTCCTCTATAAAAGACGCCTCTTTTGCTCTGGGAGCTTCTAAGTGGCAAACCATTTGGCATCAAATTTTACCGGCCTCGGGAGGAGGAATTTTAACGGGTGTAATTCTGGCACTTTCTAGAGCTGTGGGTGAAACCGCCCCCCTAATTGTAGTAGGTGCCTTGGCGTATGTGCCATTTGCTCCTTCAAACCCAATGGACGAATTTTCGGTCCTACCCATTCAAATTTTTAACTGGATATCCAGACCACAACACGGATTTATAGAAAATGCCGCAGCTGCCATCATCATTTTATTGGGTATTACTTTTATTATGAACGGCATCGCAGTGTATTTCAGAAACAAATGGCAGAAAAAATGGAAATAA
- the pstC gene encoding phosphate ABC transporter permease subunit PstC — protein MRKVKELIIEKSLFSSALITILVTFGIVAVLSVEAVRFFSEVSIIDFFTDTQWTPLFTEKHFGILPLLSGTLLTSAIAIAVALPIGLTISIYLSEYAPKSFRKTVKPLLELLAAVPTVVYGFFALIVVTPFLQEIIPNLSGFNSLSAGIVMGIMIIPYISSISEDALHAVPNSLREAAFGMGATKLQTAFKVIVPAASSGIIVSIILAISRAIGETMIVAIAAGQQPRLTLDPTVPVETITAYIVQVSLGDVQHGSLEYRTIFAAGITLFAFTFLLNTISYRIRKKYQEKYE, from the coding sequence ATGCGAAAAGTAAAAGAGCTCATTATAGAAAAATCGCTGTTTTCCAGTGCGTTGATTACCATTTTGGTAACCTTCGGGATTGTCGCGGTACTTTCGGTTGAAGCAGTTCGGTTTTTTAGTGAAGTCTCCATTATCGACTTTTTTACAGATACACAATGGACCCCTCTATTTACCGAAAAACATTTTGGAATTCTACCCCTGCTATCCGGCACCTTACTCACTTCGGCGATAGCAATTGCGGTAGCACTGCCTATTGGATTGACCATTAGTATATACTTAAGTGAATACGCACCAAAGTCCTTTCGTAAAACTGTTAAACCGTTATTAGAATTGTTGGCGGCAGTACCAACCGTAGTTTACGGATTCTTTGCTTTGATAGTAGTTACACCATTTTTACAGGAAATTATTCCAAATCTTTCAGGTTTTAACTCTCTGTCGGCAGGAATTGTAATGGGAATTATGATCATCCCATACATTTCTTCCATAAGCGAAGATGCCTTACATGCAGTCCCTAATTCTTTGCGGGAAGCCGCCTTTGGCATGGGTGCCACCAAACTACAAACCGCCTTTAAAGTTATTGTACCGGCTGCCTCTTCGGGGATTATCGTTTCCATTATTCTGGCAATTTCCAGAGCCATTGGAGAAACAATGATTGTTGCTATTGCAGCAGGGCAACAGCCCAGATTAACACTAGACCCAACCGTCCCCGTTGAAACTATTACGGCCTATATTGTACAGGTGAGTCTGGGTGATGTACAACACGGTTCGTTGGAATATCGCACCATTTTTGCCGCAGGTATTACCTTGTTTGCATTTACATTTTTATTGAACACCATCAGTTATCGAATCCGGAAAAAATACCAGGAGAAGTATGAATAA
- a CDS encoding PstS family phosphate ABC transporter substrate-binding protein, translated as MKKIVSIIAIALIFGACGEKKENGESAQNDAAALSGTIKVDGSSTVFPITEAVAEEFRAVQPDVKVTVGVSGTGGGFQKFSRGETNISNASRPIKDKEIAACAENNIKYIQLEVAYDGLAVLVNPENTWVDSFTVEELKKIWEPAAQGKIMKWNQIRPEWPNEEIHLFGPGVASGTYDYFTEAVVGKSGSSRGDFTASEDDHVLVQGIAGDKYSLGFFGLAYYSENQDKLTLIGVHNGTEVVKPSLETVKNGRYSPLSRPLFIYVNSTSVASSEVVEFVNFYLDNAGDLATDVGYIPLPAELYASQKENFRTFVESNK; from the coding sequence ATGAAAAAAATTGTTTCCATTATCGCAATTGCTCTAATCTTTGGAGCGTGTGGAGAGAAAAAAGAAAATGGAGAAAGCGCGCAAAATGATGCAGCTGCTTTGTCCGGAACCATTAAAGTAGATGGTTCGAGTACCGTATTCCCAATTACTGAGGCAGTTGCCGAAGAATTCAGAGCCGTTCAGCCGGATGTTAAGGTAACCGTAGGTGTTTCAGGTACCGGCGGAGGATTCCAAAAATTCTCACGTGGCGAAACCAATATTTCGAATGCCTCACGCCCAATTAAAGATAAGGAAATTGCAGCCTGTGCCGAAAACAATATAAAATACATTCAATTGGAAGTAGCGTACGACGGACTTGCTGTTTTAGTTAATCCTGAAAACACTTGGGTGGATAGTTTTACAGTTGAAGAATTAAAGAAAATTTGGGAACCGGCTGCACAAGGAAAAATTATGAAATGGAATCAGATTCGTCCCGAATGGCCGAATGAAGAGATTCACTTATTTGGTCCCGGAGTTGCATCGGGTACTTACGATTACTTTACCGAAGCAGTAGTAGGTAAAAGTGGATCCAGTAGAGGTGACTTTACCGCCAGCGAAGACGACCACGTACTGGTGCAAGGGATTGCAGGGGATAAATATTCTCTCGGATTTTTCGGTTTGGCATACTATTCCGAAAATCAGGATAAACTTACCCTAATTGGGGTTCACAACGGGACAGAAGTAGTTAAACCAAGTTTGGAAACAGTTAAAAACGGAAGGTATAGTCCCTTGTCCAGACCATTATTTATCTATGTAAATAGCACGTCGGTTGCTTCTTCGGAAGTAGTAGAATTTGTAAACTTCTACCTGGATAATGCAGGAGATTTAGCTACAGATGTGGGGTACATTCCGCTTCCGGCCGAATTGTACGCCAGTCAGAAAGAAAACTTCAGAACTTTTGTTGAAAGTAACAAATAA
- a CDS encoding porin — MKIKMLALIMVLSAVSVGAQDVEGPKFGKGILNIVGKDSTWSMNFSARMQLLSTTSWDYSDDTYGKASSNFLVRRARLKFSGFAYSPKLKYKMELGLSNRDISGASEFTGNSPNYILDAVVMWNFYENFELWAGQTKLPGNRERVISSANLQLVDRSLLNSRFNIDRDMGLQLRHHIDVSESFVIKEMFAVSQGEGRNVTTGNLGGHQYTGRVEILPLGEFEGKGDYSGGDLKRESTPKLALGATYDFNNNAVKNRSNQGSYMANDLGFYETNISTLFIDAMFNYKGLSIMAEYSNRDAEDAIAKNSDGTATGDTVQVGNGFNVQSGYVFPSNWEVTGRYTTIDLDQNITGKDVENQYTLGLSKYIVGHKLKVQTDVSYTTIGGENDGLMYRLQLDVHF; from the coding sequence ATGAAAATAAAAATGTTGGCCCTTATAATGGTCCTTTCGGCAGTTAGTGTTGGCGCACAAGATGTAGAAGGTCCCAAATTCGGGAAAGGAATTCTCAACATTGTTGGAAAAGACAGTACATGGTCGATGAACTTTTCGGCAAGAATGCAACTACTTTCAACCACTAGTTGGGACTATAGCGACGATACCTACGGAAAAGCATCTTCAAACTTTCTGGTGCGAAGAGCGCGTTTAAAATTTTCAGGCTTTGCCTATAGCCCAAAACTTAAATACAAAATGGAATTAGGACTTTCGAATAGAGATATTTCGGGGGCTTCAGAATTTACAGGTAATTCGCCCAATTATATTCTTGATGCAGTAGTGATGTGGAATTTTTATGAAAACTTCGAATTGTGGGCAGGACAAACAAAGCTTCCCGGAAATAGGGAGCGGGTTATCTCTTCGGCGAATTTACAATTGGTAGATCGTTCACTCCTAAATAGTCGATTCAATATAGACAGAGATATGGGTCTACAACTTAGACATCACATTGATGTTTCTGAAAGCTTTGTAATTAAAGAGATGTTCGCCGTTTCACAGGGAGAAGGCAGAAATGTTACAACCGGAAATTTAGGAGGGCATCAGTACACCGGGCGAGTAGAGATACTTCCATTGGGTGAATTTGAAGGAAAAGGAGACTATAGTGGCGGAGATTTAAAACGAGAAAGTACTCCCAAGTTGGCACTTGGAGCCACGTACGACTTTAACAATAATGCTGTAAAAAATCGAAGTAACCAAGGGTCTTACATGGCCAACGACTTAGGTTTTTATGAAACCAATATTTCTACACTTTTTATCGATGCGATGTTCAATTACAAAGGGCTATCCATCATGGCAGAATACAGTAATAGAGATGCCGAAGATGCAATCGCTAAAAACTCGGATGGTACAGCAACAGGAGATACTGTACAGGTTGGAAATGGTTTTAATGTTCAAAGTGGTTACGTGTTTCCAAGCAATTGGGAAGTAACCGGGAGATATACAACTATCGATTTAGATCAAAACATAACCGGTAAAGATGTTGAGAATCAATACACGCTAGGGCTGTCAAAATACATTGTAGGGCATAAATTAAAAGTTCAAACCGATGTGAGTTATACAACTATTGGGGGTGAAAATGACGGACTCATGTACAGACTTCAGCTTGACGTACATTTTTAA
- a CDS encoding SulP family inorganic anion transporter, with product MKKIFDFTHFRGDLFGGITAGIVALPLALAFGVSSGLGPSAGLYGAIFVSFFAALFGGTNTQISGPTAPMTAVSMVLIASILAVNDGDLNKALPIILTVFLLAGIFQIGIGFLGFGKYIKYIPYPVVSGFMTAIGIIILITQILPALGYYPKEDLEYVNEFKPQAEEVLLNSILSEEAGEGILVLEDFKETIQRAESISEAEILKESQTLAASESSGVIGAIKTMPKALQNINWLELLLALGTILLIYGFKFITKAVPSTLVALVVMSGIAFGFNLDYKPIEEIPSGLPIPNFEIITGFSLAEITPYIFTALTLALLGAIDSLLTSVVADNMTKTKHKPNKELIGQGIGNSIGAMFGGIPGAGATIRTVVNIKSGGKTRLSGMFAGVLLLVILLSLGPVASKIPAAVLAGILITVGIGVMDYKGLKAMPYMPKPEVVIMLVVLVLSSVWNLVYAVGVGLVIASLMFMKKMGDLTAERSDVKSLLKEKAWEDEHAFPQALKEEVFIKHIKGPLFFGSTSDFQQLATQIPETASAVIIRMGRMQYIDQSGLYAMEDVLIDLSRRNIKVLMVNVLEQPKYMLERIDIIPDLVPHERLFKNFRECLNWINENVKNKY from the coding sequence ATGAAAAAAATATTCGATTTTACACACTTTCGCGGAGATCTTTTTGGAGGTATTACCGCTGGAATTGTCGCACTACCACTTGCATTAGCCTTTGGTGTAAGCTCCGGATTAGGTCCAAGTGCCGGACTTTACGGAGCAATCTTTGTAAGCTTTTTTGCAGCTCTTTTTGGAGGCACAAACACACAAATATCGGGACCTACCGCGCCAATGACGGCGGTGAGTATGGTATTGATTGCAAGTATTCTAGCCGTTAATGACGGGGATTTAAATAAGGCATTACCTATCATATTAACCGTGTTTTTGCTTGCCGGTATTTTCCAAATTGGTATTGGATTTCTGGGTTTCGGGAAGTATATAAAATACATTCCGTATCCCGTAGTTTCAGGCTTTATGACGGCCATCGGTATTATCATTCTTATAACACAAATACTTCCTGCCTTAGGGTATTATCCCAAGGAAGATCTTGAATATGTCAATGAATTCAAGCCACAGGCGGAAGAGGTGCTACTCAATTCAATCTTGAGTGAAGAGGCAGGAGAGGGAATTTTAGTGCTTGAAGATTTCAAGGAGACTATACAAAGGGCCGAAAGTATTAGTGAAGCCGAAATTTTAAAGGAATCCCAAACATTGGCAGCCTCCGAATCATCAGGGGTTATTGGGGCAATCAAAACCATGCCAAAAGCACTGCAAAATATTAACTGGCTTGAACTCCTTTTAGCATTAGGAACCATTCTCCTTATTTATGGGTTTAAATTTATAACAAAAGCTGTTCCAAGTACTTTGGTTGCATTGGTGGTGATGTCCGGGATAGCATTCGGATTTAATTTAGACTACAAGCCCATTGAAGAAATCCCGAGCGGATTGCCAATTCCAAATTTTGAAATTATAACCGGCTTTAGTTTGGCGGAAATTACACCCTATATATTCACGGCGCTAACGCTGGCATTGTTGGGAGCAATCGATTCGTTACTAACCTCTGTTGTAGCCGATAATATGACAAAAACCAAACACAAGCCAAATAAGGAGCTGATAGGACAGGGTATTGGAAACAGTATTGGTGCAATGTTCGGAGGTATTCCCGGAGCCGGAGCGACTATTAGAACAGTCGTGAATATAAAGTCGGGAGGAAAGACCCGCTTATCAGGAATGTTCGCCGGCGTTTTATTACTGGTAATTTTATTATCCTTAGGACCGGTAGCTTCTAAAATTCCGGCTGCGGTTTTGGCAGGAATTCTTATTACGGTTGGGATAGGAGTAATGGATTACAAAGGCTTAAAGGCTATGCCTTATATGCCCAAACCGGAGGTTGTTATAATGTTGGTGGTTTTAGTTTTATCCTCTGTTTGGAATTTAGTCTATGCGGTTGGAGTAGGACTGGTAATTGCTTCTTTAATGTTTATGAAAAAAATGGGAGACCTTACAGCCGAACGTTCCGATGTAAAATCATTGCTGAAGGAAAAGGCCTGGGAGGATGAACATGCTTTTCCGCAGGCTTTAAAAGAAGAGGTTTTCATCAAACATATAAAAGGACCATTGTTTTTTGGCTCCACCAGCGATTTTCAGCAACTGGCAACCCAAATTCCCGAAACAGCATCGGCCGTTATTATCCGAATGGGTAGAATGCAGTATATAGACCAATCTGGCCTGTATGCGATGGAAGATGTACTGATTGATTTGTCCAGACGAAATATAAAGGTGTTGATGGTAAATGTATTAGAACAACCAAAATACATGTTGGAACGCATTGACATTATCCCGGACTTAGTGCCTCATGAACGATTATTTAAAAACTTCAGGGAATGTTTGAATTGGATTAATGAAAACGTAAAGAATAAATATTAA